Proteins from a genomic interval of Youhaiella tibetensis:
- a CDS encoding cold-shock protein: MGGKFSPESGEAGIPKREEANEPQPQASGASPAHDIDVIEIAGTIKWFDVAKGFGFIVPDNGMPDVLLHVTCLRRDGYQTAYEGARIVVEALNRPGGLQAFRIVSMDESTALHPAQLPAARTHVTVEPTSKLERLEVKWFNRIRGFGFLSAGEGAPDIFVHMETLRRFGITELRPGQFVLVRYGTGPKGLMVAEIRPDGWGDAPSSH, from the coding sequence ATGGGGGGTAAGTTTTCACCCGAGAGTGGCGAGGCCGGAATCCCGAAACGGGAGGAGGCCAATGAACCGCAGCCTCAGGCCAGCGGCGCCAGTCCAGCACACGATATCGATGTTATCGAAATCGCCGGAACCATAAAATGGTTCGACGTGGCCAAGGGATTCGGTTTCATCGTTCCCGACAACGGCATGCCCGATGTGCTGCTGCACGTGACCTGCCTGCGCCGCGACGGCTATCAGACGGCTTATGAAGGCGCCCGCATCGTCGTGGAGGCCCTCAACCGGCCCGGCGGCCTGCAGGCGTTCCGCATCGTGTCGATGGACGAATCGACCGCGCTTCATCCCGCGCAATTGCCGGCGGCCCGCACGCATGTGACGGTCGAGCCCACGTCCAAGCTCGAGCGGCTGGAAGTGAAGTGGTTCAACCGTATCCGCGGCTTCGGCTTCCTTTCGGCAGGCGAGGGCGCTCCGGATATCTTCGTGCATATGGAGACGCTGCGCCGTTTCGGCATCACCGAACTGCGTCCGGGCCAATTCGTGCTCGTGCGGTACGGGACGGGTCCGAAGGGCCTTATGGTCGCCGAAATCAGGCCCGATGGTTGGGGCGACGCTCCTTCCTCCCACTAA
- a CDS encoding YcbK family protein, protein MRAILLALLCAVSLSGCLPMAIFASSSDAAYRGKSNSWGTVTASSEVNAFCISPKLRLVIWDFEGYFGKKVIMQSGYRDGYHNGKAGGVDNSYHMKCMAADFYIPGVPKEKLIAFAMRNGGVGGLGCYPGRSFIHVDVRDRPNGYSRPVTFSGC, encoded by the coding sequence ATGCGTGCTATCCTGCTGGCGCTCCTGTGCGCCGTTTCCCTGAGCGGCTGCCTGCCGATGGCGATCTTCGCCAGCAGCAGCGATGCGGCCTATCGAGGCAAATCCAATAGCTGGGGCACCGTCACGGCCAGTTCCGAGGTCAACGCCTTCTGCATCTCGCCCAAGCTGCGCCTGGTGATCTGGGACTTCGAGGGCTATTTCGGCAAGAAGGTGATCATGCAGTCCGGCTATCGCGACGGCTATCACAACGGCAAGGCCGGCGGCGTGGATAACTCCTACCATATGAAGTGCATGGCGGCGGACTTCTACATCCCCGGCGTCCCCAAGGAAAAGCTGATCGCCTTCGCCATGCGCAATGGCGGCGTAGGCGGGCTCGGGTGCTATCCAGGCCGTAGCTTCATCCATGTGGACGTGCGCGATCGCCCGAACGGTTATTCGCGCCCGGTGACCTTCAGCGGCTGCTAA
- the rpsB gene encoding 30S ribosomal protein S2: MALPDFSMRQLLEAGVHFGHQKHRWNPKMERYIFGVRNDIHILDLSQTVPQLSRALQLISDTVADGGRVLFVGTKRQAAPLVAEAARQSAQYFVNSRWLGGTLTNWQTISHSIARLRELEAQEAEGMEGLTKKERLMRSREKERLERDLGGIKDMGNLPNLLFVIDTNKEANAIKEARRLGIPVVAIVDTNSDPDLVDYAIPGNDDASRALELYCSLVSRAAIDGIARSSAAAGADLGASVEAPVEPALTEVQESDTNA, encoded by the coding sequence ATGGCACTGCCTGATTTCTCCATGCGCCAACTCCTGGAAGCTGGCGTCCACTTCGGTCACCAGAAGCATCGCTGGAACCCGAAGATGGAACGCTACATCTTCGGCGTGCGCAACGACATCCATATTCTCGACCTGAGCCAGACGGTTCCGCAGCTGAGCCGCGCGCTGCAGCTGATCTCGGACACCGTCGCCGACGGCGGCCGCGTGCTCTTCGTGGGCACCAAGCGCCAGGCCGCCCCGCTCGTGGCCGAGGCTGCCCGCCAGTCCGCCCAGTACTTCGTGAACTCCCGCTGGCTCGGCGGCACGCTGACCAACTGGCAGACCATCTCGCACTCCATCGCTCGCCTGCGTGAGCTTGAGGCCCAGGAAGCCGAGGGCATGGAAGGCCTGACCAAGAAGGAGCGCCTGATGCGCTCGCGCGAGAAGGAGCGTCTCGAACGCGACCTCGGCGGCATCAAGGACATGGGCAACCTGCCGAACCTCCTGTTCGTGATCGACACGAACAAGGAAGCCAACGCGATCAAGGAGGCCCGTCGCCTGGGTATTCCGGTTGTCGCCATCGTCGATACGAACAGCGATCCGGATCTGGTCGACTACGCCATTCCGGGCAATGACGACGCCAGCCGCGCTCTCGAGCTCTACTGCTCGCTGGTCTCGCGCGCTGCCATCGACGGCATTGCGCGCTCGTCGGCCGCTGCTGGCGCCGACCTTGGTGCTTCGGTGGAGGCTCCCGTGGAGCCGGCCCTGACCGAAGTCCAGGAAAGCGACACCAACGCCTAA
- a CDS encoding VOC family protein translates to MQYLHTMVRVTDIDASLKFYCDGLGLEEVRRSDNERGRYTLIFLRAPGDQGGEVELTYNWDPEEYTGGRNFGHLAYRVKDIYALCQHLMDMGVTINRPPRDGHMAFVRSPDGISVELIQDGTLPAQEPWASMPNTGAW, encoded by the coding sequence ATGCAGTACCTGCATACAATGGTCCGTGTGACCGATATCGACGCAAGCCTTAAATTCTACTGCGATGGGCTGGGTCTTGAAGAGGTTCGCCGGTCCGATAACGAACGGGGCCGCTATACGCTGATTTTCCTCCGCGCCCCCGGCGACCAGGGCGGGGAAGTCGAGCTGACCTACAACTGGGACCCGGAGGAATATACGGGGGGACGAAATTTCGGCCACCTCGCCTATCGGGTGAAGGACATCTACGCACTTTGCCAGCATCTGATGGACATGGGCGTGACCATCAATCGCCCGCCGCGTGACGGCCATATGGCTTTCGTGCGCTCGCCCGACGGCATTTCCGTCGAGCTTATCCAGGATGGCACCCTGCCCGCCCAGGAACCCTGGGCTTCCATGCCCAACACCGGCGCCTGGTGA
- a CDS encoding MotA/TolQ/ExbB proton channel family protein: MADVRGAVLAPAAEARDFAPVLRWILLNALVAVAMLALWHFGLVQAMLATDHTRISLIILVIFAFTALACLYQTVITSQELVSARKARSIIAKARVSGFRVTEEGVTTGDGQLLPPGTLTTHIGNLVIKAEKQNGGRIDQTLLLRALADRLRSREKLGWFISEALLRLALLGTAIGFILMLIPIAQITSFDAETLRPALTGMTGGMAIALNVTVTGIATALILKLEYYFLDKAIAELFDLVTEITEIYVIPTLEQGSNGRQ; this comes from the coding sequence ATGGCAGACGTTAGGGGCGCAGTGCTTGCGCCGGCGGCAGAGGCGCGCGATTTCGCGCCGGTGCTGCGCTGGATCCTGCTCAATGCCTTGGTAGCGGTAGCGATGCTGGCGCTCTGGCACTTCGGGCTTGTGCAGGCGATGCTCGCCACCGACCACACGCGAATCTCCCTGATCATTCTGGTGATCTTCGCCTTTACGGCGCTGGCGTGCCTCTATCAGACCGTCATCACCTCCCAGGAGCTGGTGTCGGCCCGCAAGGCCCGCTCGATCATTGCGAAGGCCCGCGTATCGGGGTTCCGTGTCACCGAGGAGGGCGTGACCACCGGAGACGGACAGTTGCTGCCGCCCGGAACGCTTACCACCCACATCGGCAATCTCGTCATTAAGGCCGAAAAGCAGAATGGCGGCCGCATCGACCAGACGCTGCTGCTGCGGGCTCTGGCCGACCGCCTGCGCTCGCGCGAGAAGCTCGGCTGGTTCATTTCCGAAGCACTGCTGCGCCTGGCGCTCCTGGGCACGGCCATCGGCTTCATACTGATGCTCATCCCGATCGCCCAGATCACCTCGTTCGACGCCGAGACGCTGCGCCCTGCCCTCACCGGCATGACCGGCGGCATGGCCATCGCGCTCAACGTGACGGTGACGGGCATCGCCACCGCGCTCATCCTCAAGCTCGAGTACTATTTCCTCGACAAAGCCATCGCCGAGCTCTTCGACCTGGTCACCGAGATCACGGAAATCTATGTCATTCCGACCCTGGAGCAGGGTTCGAATGGACGACAATAG
- the tsf gene encoding translation elongation factor Ts — MEITAAKVKELREMTGVGMMDCKKALQETNGDMDAAIDWLRTRGLAKAAKKAGRVAAEGLVGVAIDGNRGAIVEVNSETDFVARNEQFQTIVSNVAKLALDADGDVARLSEMPYPGSGRSVSGELTDAIATIGENMNLRRTAIIEVKDGVIGNYVHNTVKPGLGKLGIIVGLESTGNKDALAALGKQIAMHIANTNPLSVSPDDLDPTVVARERTVFAEQAKESGKPAEIIEKMVEGRVRKFYEEVTLLAQTFVIDGETKISDVLKNAEKEVGAPVKLTAFVRYALGEGIEKAESDFAAEVAAAAGA, encoded by the coding sequence ATGGAAATCACTGCTGCCAAGGTTAAAGAACTCCGCGAGATGACCGGCGTCGGCATGATGGACTGCAAGAAGGCCTTGCAGGAAACCAACGGCGACATGGACGCGGCGATCGATTGGCTGCGCACGCGTGGCCTGGCCAAGGCCGCCAAGAAGGCCGGTCGCGTTGCGGCTGAAGGTCTGGTCGGCGTTGCCATCGACGGTAACCGCGGCGCCATCGTCGAAGTAAACTCGGAAACCGACTTCGTTGCCCGCAACGAGCAGTTCCAGACCATCGTCAGCAACGTCGCCAAGCTGGCGCTCGATGCCGATGGCGACGTCGCTCGCCTGAGCGAAATGCCCTATCCCGGTTCGGGTCGCTCCGTTTCGGGTGAACTGACCGATGCCATCGCCACCATCGGCGAGAACATGAACCTGCGTCGCACCGCGATCATCGAGGTCAAGGACGGCGTTATCGGCAACTACGTGCACAACACGGTCAAGCCGGGTCTGGGTAAGCTGGGCATCATTGTCGGTCTCGAATCGACCGGCAACAAGGACGCTCTGGCTGCCCTGGGCAAGCAGATCGCCATGCACATCGCCAACACCAACCCGCTGTCGGTGTCGCCGGACGACCTGGATCCGACCGTCGTTGCCCGCGAGCGCACCGTGTTCGCCGAGCAGGCCAAGGAATCGGGCAAGCCCGCCGAGATCATCGAGAAGATGGTGGAAGGCCGCGTCCGCAAGTTCTACGAGGAAGTCACGCTCCTGGCGCAGACCTTCGTGATCGACGGCGAGACCAAGATCTCGGACGTTCTCAAGAACGCCGAGAAGGAAGTTGGCGCCCCGGTCAAGCTGACCGCCTTCGTGCGCTATGCCCTCGGTGAAGGCATCGAGAAGGCCGAGAGCGACTTCGCCGCTGAAGTCGCCGCCGCTGCCGGCGCCTGA
- a CDS encoding DUF192 domain-containing protein: protein MTALSLESRSPVLAATKFCGLAFAAVIAFLPLAACSDETKAVLHTATGNYTFNVEVVDTDATRAKGLMFRQELPKDDGMLFDFLTERNTSFWMQNTFIPLDMIFIGADGTVKTIHENARPFDTTPIPSQVPVRYVLEIAGGRSDEIGLKVGDTFEHDRIKK, encoded by the coding sequence ATGACCGCTTTGAGCCTCGAGTCCCGTAGTCCCGTTCTTGCGGCGACGAAGTTTTGCGGCCTCGCGTTCGCGGCCGTGATCGCCTTCCTGCCGCTTGCGGCGTGCAGCGACGAGACCAAGGCCGTGCTCCACACGGCGACGGGCAACTATACGTTCAATGTCGAGGTGGTCGACACCGACGCTACGCGCGCCAAGGGCCTGATGTTCCGCCAGGAACTGCCCAAGGACGACGGCATGCTGTTCGACTTCCTGACCGAACGGAACACCTCGTTCTGGATGCAGAACACCTTCATTCCGCTCGATATGATCTTCATCGGCGCCGACGGTACGGTGAAGACCATCCACGAGAACGCGCGCCCGTTCGACACGACGCCGATTCCTTCCCAGGTGCCGGTGCGCTACGTGCTCGAGATCGCGGGCGGCCGTTCAGATGAAATCGGGCTCAAGGTCGGCGACACCTTCGAGCACGACCGCATAAAGAAATAG
- the trhA gene encoding PAQR family membrane homeostasis protein TrhA — MTQTQTARRIWASPTRPFTLTEVIADGVVHVVGIVAAIAIGSIILAFAFMQTAPKEAPALTVYLVSLLAVLSVSLAYNLSPVSPIKGWLARFDQAAIFLFIAGTYTPFLAIMGGSATTILLGTFVWGASIVGIALKLIVPERFGRLAIVLYLAVGWSGVAVFQSLGASLPPATLWLLLAGGVVYSAGIIFHLWERLKFQNVLWHVFVVAGAMLHLVAILNCVVISRL, encoded by the coding sequence ATGACGCAGACGCAGACGGCCCGCAGGATCTGGGCCAGCCCGACCCGCCCCTTCACCCTTACCGAAGTCATTGCAGACGGCGTCGTCCATGTCGTGGGCATCGTGGCCGCGATCGCCATCGGGTCGATCATCCTGGCGTTCGCGTTCATGCAGACAGCGCCGAAGGAAGCGCCGGCCCTGACCGTCTACCTCGTCTCGCTACTCGCAGTGCTGTCCGTTTCCCTGGCTTACAACCTCTCACCGGTTTCACCCATCAAGGGCTGGCTGGCGCGGTTCGACCAGGCAGCGATCTTCCTTTTCATCGCAGGCACTTACACGCCATTCCTCGCGATCATGGGCGGTTCGGCGACAACGATCCTGCTCGGCACGTTCGTCTGGGGCGCCTCGATCGTGGGCATCGCGCTCAAGCTCATCGTGCCCGAGCGCTTCGGGCGCCTGGCCATCGTGCTTTACCTGGCAGTCGGCTGGAGTGGGGTAGCGGTGTTCCAGTCACTGGGCGCAAGCTTGCCGCCCGCGACGCTCTGGCTGCTGCTCGCCGGGGGCGTCGTCTATTCGGCCGGTATCATTTTCCATCTATGGGAACGGCTGAAGTTCCAGAACGTGCTTTGGCACGTCTTCGTGGTCGCCGGCGCGATGCTGCACCTGGTGGCGATCCTCAACTGTGTGGTGATCAGCAGGCTCTGA
- a CDS encoding metallopeptidase family protein, translating into MADETNSWTNLAAPTLDDFEQMAAAAFAALPPEFRSLVSDVPCVVADFPDEETMTEMKLESEFDILGLFRGVGLPQGGSLGYTGQMPNHIWLYRRPILDYWADNEDGETLGQIITHVLVHEIGHHFGFSDEDMEAIEASADTD; encoded by the coding sequence ATGGCCGACGAGACCAATTCCTGGACGAACCTGGCGGCGCCCACGCTCGATGATTTCGAGCAGATGGCAGCGGCCGCCTTTGCTGCCCTTCCTCCTGAGTTCCGTTCTCTGGTTTCGGACGTCCCTTGCGTCGTTGCCGACTTTCCCGACGAAGAAACCATGACCGAGATGAAGCTCGAATCCGAGTTCGACATCCTCGGGCTCTTCCGTGGCGTTGGCCTGCCGCAGGGCGGTTCTCTCGGCTATACCGGGCAGATGCCCAACCATATCTGGCTCTACCGCCGCCCGATCCTCGATTACTGGGCCGACAACGAGGATGGCGAGACGCTCGGGCAGATCATCACTCACGTGCTGGTGCACGAGATCGGCCACCATTTCGGTTTCTCCGACGAGGACATGGAAGCCATCGAAGCT
- the pyrH gene encoding UMP kinase produces the protein MTKSAYRRILLKVSGEVLAGDQSFGIEPEFLKGMAQQIADVAKSGVQIGIVIGAGNIFRGMTVAANGTDRVTADLMGMLGTVINSLALSNAITRAGVKSKVFSAVSMPSVADTFTARAAKAALDEGFVVVLAGGTGNPFFTTDTAAALKAIELDCDVLLKGTKVDGVYSEDPFKNPDAKRFDTISHEEVIARNLQVMDTAAFALARDNGLPILVYALDDKEGLAGVLEGRTRSTRVG, from the coding sequence GTGACGAAATCCGCATATAGACGCATTCTGCTCAAGGTCTCCGGCGAGGTCCTGGCCGGTGATCAGTCATTCGGCATCGAGCCTGAATTCCTCAAGGGCATGGCGCAGCAGATCGCCGACGTCGCCAAGTCCGGGGTCCAGATCGGCATCGTGATCGGCGCCGGAAACATCTTCCGCGGCATGACGGTGGCTGCCAATGGCACCGACCGCGTGACCGCGGACCTCATGGGCATGCTGGGTACGGTGATCAACTCCCTCGCCCTTTCGAACGCCATCACCAGGGCAGGGGTGAAGTCCAAGGTATTCAGCGCCGTGAGCATGCCTTCGGTCGCTGACACCTTCACCGCGCGCGCCGCCAAGGCTGCGCTGGACGAGGGTTTCGTGGTGGTCCTCGCCGGTGGCACCGGCAACCCCTTCTTCACCACCGACACCGCCGCCGCGCTCAAGGCGATCGAACTCGATTGCGACGTGCTCCTCAAGGGCACCAAGGTGGATGGCGTCTATTCGGAAGATCCGTTCAAGAACCCCGACGCCAAGCGCTTCGACACGATCAGCCATGAAGAAGTCATTGCACGAAATCTTCAGGTGATGGACACGGCGGCCTTCGCGCTTGCCCGGGACAACGGGTTGCCGATATTAGTCTACGCGCTTGACGACAAAGAAGGCCTCGCCGGCGTCCTGGAAGGACGCACGCGCTCCACGCGCGTCGGCTAA